A DNA window from Leptolyngbya sp. KIOST-1 contains the following coding sequences:
- a CDS encoding NAD(P)H-quinone oxidoreductase subunit 5, giving the protein MDSVDTLYQYAWLIPVLPLIGATIVGVGLISYGDATTKLRQPSAALIVSLTGAAMVLSFLIFWSQWQGHAPYQAMFEWASAGDFRLEMGYTIDHLAALMLVVVTTVAFLVMIYTDGYMAHDPGYVRFYAYLSLFSSSMLGLVISPNLLQVYVFWELVGMCSYLLIGFWYNRKPAADACQKAFVTNRVGDFGLLLGMLGLFWATGSFDFGIMGDRLTELVNGGSLAPSIAAVFAVLVFLGPVAKSAQFPLHVWLPDAMEGPTPISALIHAATMVAAGVFLVARMYPVFEHIPTVMTVIAYTGAFTAFMGATIAITQNDIKKGLAFSTMSQLGYMVMAMGVGAYSAGLFHLMTHAYFKAMLFLGSGSVIHGMEAVVGHDPVLAQDMRLMGGLRKYMPVTAITFLIGTLAICGIPPFAGFWSKDEILGATFAVNPALWAVGWLTAGITAFYMFRMYFSTFEGSFRGNDEGIRHDLKRAQFQKMGMSLGPGAMNPQELTLDADSDDHGDGDHGHHAHEPHESPLSMTFPLMALAVPSVLVGLVGTPFANYFEAFIHPPGEVLEVAEAAEAFDWSEFVLMAGSSVAIAVVGIIISVLMYRTKALDPKAIAARIPLLYNLSLNKWYIDDIYEVVFVQGSRKLAKQVLEVDIRIVDGIVNLAGFVTLVTGEGLKYLENGRAQFYALIVFGAVLGLVLLSGVT; this is encoded by the coding sequence ATGGATTCTGTAGACACGCTTTATCAATACGCCTGGCTAATACCAGTGCTGCCGCTGATTGGGGCGACCATCGTCGGTGTGGGGTTAATTTCCTACGGCGATGCCACCACCAAGCTCAGGCAGCCGTCGGCGGCGCTGATCGTCTCCCTCACTGGGGCGGCGATGGTATTGTCATTTTTAATTTTTTGGAGCCAGTGGCAGGGGCACGCCCCCTACCAGGCCATGTTTGAGTGGGCTTCGGCGGGCGACTTTCGCCTTGAGATGGGCTACACCATCGACCACCTGGCGGCGCTGATGCTGGTGGTGGTGACCACCGTCGCTTTTCTGGTGATGATTTACACCGACGGCTACATGGCCCACGATCCGGGCTATGTACGCTTCTACGCCTACCTCAGTTTGTTTAGCTCCTCCATGCTGGGCCTGGTGATCAGCCCCAACCTGCTCCAGGTCTACGTGTTTTGGGAGCTGGTGGGAATGTGTTCCTACCTGCTGATCGGCTTTTGGTACAACCGCAAGCCCGCCGCCGATGCCTGTCAGAAGGCGTTTGTGACCAACCGGGTGGGCGACTTTGGCCTGCTGCTGGGCATGCTGGGTCTGTTTTGGGCCACCGGCAGCTTCGACTTTGGCATTATGGGCGATCGCCTGACCGAGCTGGTCAACGGCGGTAGCCTGGCCCCCAGTATTGCCGCCGTGTTTGCCGTGCTGGTATTCCTCGGCCCGGTGGCCAAGTCGGCCCAGTTTCCGCTCCACGTGTGGCTGCCCGACGCCATGGAAGGCCCTACCCCCATCTCCGCGCTGATTCACGCTGCGACGATGGTGGCGGCGGGGGTGTTCCTGGTGGCCCGCATGTACCCCGTGTTTGAGCACATCCCCACGGTGATGACGGTAATTGCCTACACCGGGGCGTTTACCGCCTTCATGGGAGCCACCATCGCCATCACCCAAAACGACATCAAGAAGGGGCTGGCGTTTTCCACCATGTCCCAATTGGGCTACATGGTTATGGCTATGGGGGTTGGCGCTTACTCCGCCGGTCTGTTCCACCTGATGACCCACGCCTACTTCAAGGCCATGCTGTTTTTGGGCTCGGGCTCCGTCATCCACGGCATGGAGGCGGTGGTGGGCCACGACCCCGTGCTGGCCCAGGACATGCGCCTGATGGGCGGCCTGCGCAAGTACATGCCCGTCACCGCCATTACCTTCCTGATTGGCACCCTCGCCATTTGCGGCATCCCCCCTTTCGCCGGGTTCTGGTCCAAGGATGAGATCCTGGGGGCCACCTTTGCGGTCAACCCCGCCCTGTGGGCCGTGGGCTGGCTGACGGCGGGGATCACCGCCTTCTACATGTTCCGCATGTACTTCTCCACCTTTGAGGGCAGCTTCCGGGGCAACGACGAGGGCATTCGCCACGACCTGAAACGGGCGCAATTCCAGAAAATGGGCATGTCCCTGGGCCCGGGGGCGATGAACCCCCAGGAACTCACCCTGGATGCGGACTCTGATGATCACGGTGATGGCGATCATGGGCACCACGCCCACGAACCCCACGAGTCGCCCCTGTCGATGACCTTTCCGCTGATGGCCCTGGCAGTGCCCTCGGTGCTGGTGGGCCTGGTGGGCACTCCCTTCGCCAACTACTTCGAGGCCTTTATCCACCCCCCTGGGGAGGTGCTGGAGGTGGCGGAGGCCGCCGAGGCCTTCGACTGGAGCGAGTTTGTGCTGATGGCGGGCAGTTCGGTGGCGATCGCCGTCGTCGGCATCATCATCTCGGTGCTGATGTACCGCACGAAGGCGCTTGACCCGAAAGCGATCGCGGCCAGAATCCCCCTCCTCTACAACCTGTCGCTGAACAAGTGGTACATCGACGACATCTACGAAGTGGTGTTTGTCCAGGGCAGCCGTAAGCTGGCCAAGCAGGTGCTCGAAGTCGACATCCGCATCGTCGATGGCATCGTCAACCTGGCGGGCTTTGTCACCCTGGTGACGGGTGAAGGGCTGAAATACCTGGAGAATGGCCGAGCCCAGTTCTATGCGCTGATCGTGTTCGGTGCGGTGCTGGGACTGGTGCTGCTGTCGGGAGTCACTTAG
- a CDS encoding NAD(P)H-quinone oxidoreductase subunit 4 encodes MDLATFPWLTTVTLLPLVACAAIPFLPDDNGKTVRWYALTVGLIDFVLIVTAFYLNYDFSQPGLQLVESYTWVPQLDLKWSLAVDGLSMPLVLLTGFITTLATLAAWPVTLKPKFFYFLLLAMYSGQIGVFAVQDMLLFFLFWELELIPVYLLLSIWGGKKRLYAATKFILYTAGGSLFILVAALAMAFYGDTITFDMQLLAEKVYPLRLQLLLYGAFLVAYAVKLPIIPLHTWLPDAHGEATAPVHMLLAGILLKMGGYALIRMNLGMLPDAHTYFAPILVILGCVNIIYAALTSFAQRNLKRKIAYSSISHMGFVLIGIASFTNLGLSGAVLQMVSHGLIGASLFFLVGATYDRTHTLILDEMGGVGKKMPKIFAMFTTCSLASLALPGMSGFVAELMVFVGFATSDAYSFTFRLITVIFMAIGVILTPIYLLSMLREIFYGPENKELVEHEVLVDAEPREVFIIACLLVPIIGFGFYPKMLTQIYDSTTQKLTARLGQVFVSSASTEGAVPIAALPVLKAPSVGQ; translated from the coding sequence ATGGACCTCGCGACTTTTCCCTGGTTAACCACCGTTACGCTGCTGCCGCTGGTGGCCTGCGCGGCGATTCCCTTTTTGCCCGACGACAACGGTAAAACGGTGCGCTGGTACGCCCTGACCGTTGGCCTGATCGACTTTGTGCTGATTGTCACCGCCTTTTACCTCAACTACGACTTCAGCCAGCCGGGTCTGCAACTGGTGGAAAGCTACACCTGGGTGCCCCAGCTCGACCTGAAGTGGTCCCTGGCTGTCGATGGCCTGTCGATGCCCCTGGTACTGCTAACCGGCTTTATTACCACCCTGGCCACCCTGGCCGCCTGGCCGGTTACCCTCAAACCCAAGTTCTTTTACTTTTTGCTGCTGGCCATGTACAGCGGCCAGATCGGCGTGTTTGCCGTGCAGGATATGCTGCTGTTCTTCCTGTTTTGGGAGCTGGAGCTGATTCCGGTATACCTGCTGCTGTCGATTTGGGGCGGCAAAAAGCGGCTCTACGCGGCGACCAAGTTCATTCTTTACACGGCGGGCGGCTCGCTGTTCATTCTGGTGGCGGCGCTGGCGATGGCCTTCTACGGCGACACCATCACCTTTGATATGCAGCTGCTGGCCGAGAAGGTGTACCCGCTGCGGCTACAGCTGTTGCTCTACGGGGCGTTTCTGGTAGCCTACGCGGTCAAGCTGCCGATTATTCCGCTGCACACCTGGCTGCCCGATGCCCACGGTGAGGCCACGGCCCCGGTGCACATGCTGCTGGCGGGCATTCTGCTGAAGATGGGCGGCTATGCCCTGATTCGCATGAACCTGGGTATGCTGCCCGACGCCCACACCTACTTTGCCCCCATCCTGGTGATTCTGGGCTGCGTGAATATTATTTATGCGGCGCTGACCTCCTTTGCCCAGCGCAACCTGAAGCGCAAGATCGCTTACTCGTCCATCTCCCACATGGGCTTTGTGCTGATCGGCATTGCCTCGTTTACCAACCTGGGCCTCAGCGGTGCGGTGCTGCAAATGGTCTCCCACGGTTTGATTGGGGCCAGCCTGTTTTTCCTGGTGGGGGCCACCTACGATCGCACCCACACCCTAATCCTCGACGAGATGGGCGGCGTGGGCAAAAAGATGCCCAAGATCTTCGCCATGTTCACCACCTGTTCCCTGGCATCGCTGGCGCTGCCGGGCATGAGCGGCTTTGTGGCTGAGCTGATGGTGTTTGTGGGCTTTGCCACCAGCGATGCCTACAGCTTCACCTTCCGGCTGATTACCGTGATCTTCATGGCGATCGGGGTCATCCTCACCCCCATCTACCTGCTCTCCATGCTGCGGGAAATCTTCTACGGCCCCGAAAACAAGGAGCTGGTGGAGCACGAGGTGCTGGTCGATGCCGAACCTCGGGAGGTGTTTATCATCGCCTGTCTGCTGGTGCCGATCATTGGCTTTGGCTTCTACCCCAAAATGCTGACCCAGATCTACGACAGCACCACCCAGAAGCTGACGGCGCGCCTGGGCCAGGTATTTGTCAGCAGCGCCAGTACCGAAGGAGCCGTGCCGATCGCGGCCCTGCCCGTGCTCAAAGCTCCCTCGGTGGGCCAGTAA
- a CDS encoding TIGR04376 family protein, giving the protein MGLFEDLSRFLETRLDEFLKANPHLELWGLEDQLRGQEQDAIHLLGDLKRREKQLEDSILATAQEIQRWHDRIGKAQAANRVDLVKAAQEREAALLRQGNQYWGQLRGVKEQIEQTRSLQKDIHDRRRELKAKIAETQAQRTAQRTSWDTGWARTTVDGFGRDPMDPLEESFQRWEMEQELEAMKRSMGR; this is encoded by the coding sequence ATGGGCCTCTTCGAAGATTTGAGTCGATTTCTTGAAACCCGGCTCGACGAATTTCTCAAGGCTAACCCCCACCTGGAGCTGTGGGGCTTGGAAGACCAGCTGCGGGGCCAGGAACAGGACGCGATTCACCTGCTGGGGGACCTGAAACGGCGCGAGAAGCAGCTTGAGGACAGTATCCTCGCCACGGCCCAGGAGATTCAGCGCTGGCACGATCGCATCGGCAAGGCCCAGGCCGCCAACCGCGTCGATCTGGTGAAGGCGGCCCAGGAGCGGGAGGCGGCTTTGCTGCGTCAGGGCAACCAGTACTGGGGCCAACTCAGGGGGGTTAAAGAGCAGATTGAGCAGACCCGCAGTCTGCAGAAGGATATTCACGATCGCCGCCGCGAACTCAAGGCTAAAATTGCTGAAACCCAGGCTCAGCGGACCGCCCAGCGCACCAGTTGGGATACTGGCTGGGCCAGGACTACCGTTGACGGGTTTGGCCGCGATCCAATGGATCCATTAGAAGAGTCGTTTCAGCGGTGGGAAATGGAGCAGGAACTGGAGGCGATGAAGCGGAGTATGGGGAGGTAG
- a CDS encoding ArsA family ATPase, translated as MALILTYLGKGGSGSTTVAIAAAKQRARAGQRVLLIIHDVTPAPALLLGQGLGAEPAELETNLWAMQFQAATQLENSWDEVKTLEAQYLRTPFLKAVYGQELGVMPGMDSALALNALRQYDASDRYDVIIYDGRDATATLRMLGMPEILDWYLRRFRGVFQQSDVGRVLSPFLQPMAAAVLAVDWSGDVLDQPTGQVRSQLEAGRQAVTDPSRVAAFLVTTPDPGAIATARYLWGSAQQIGLTVGGVLVNGGSLEGDRATAFAPLPQVALPSVVEQGWEGAIAALPDPAQWAAAAPRPVSVDVAAKTVRLFLPSFDKSQVKLTQYGPEVTIEAGDQRRNLLLPAALQGKAVAGAKFQEQHLVISFS; from the coding sequence ATGGCACTCATTCTCACCTACCTAGGCAAGGGCGGTAGCGGCAGCACGACCGTTGCGATCGCAGCGGCCAAACAGCGGGCGCGAGCCGGGCAGCGCGTGCTGCTGATCATTCATGACGTAACCCCGGCTCCGGCGCTGCTGCTGGGCCAAGGCCTTGGGGCGGAGCCAGCGGAGCTGGAGACCAACCTGTGGGCCATGCAGTTTCAGGCGGCAACGCAGCTCGAGAACAGCTGGGACGAAGTGAAAACCCTGGAAGCCCAGTACCTGCGCACCCCGTTTCTGAAGGCGGTCTACGGCCAGGAACTGGGCGTGATGCCCGGTATGGACAGCGCCCTCGCCCTGAACGCCCTGCGGCAGTACGACGCCAGCGATCGCTACGACGTGATCATCTACGACGGCCGCGACGCCACCGCTACCCTGCGGATGCTGGGTATGCCCGAAATCCTGGACTGGTACCTGCGACGCTTTCGGGGCGTATTTCAGCAGTCGGACGTGGGACGGGTGCTGTCGCCCTTTCTCCAGCCGATGGCGGCGGCGGTGCTGGCGGTGGACTGGTCGGGGGATGTGCTTGACCAGCCCACCGGTCAGGTGCGATCGCAGCTCGAAGCGGGCCGCCAGGCGGTCACCGACCCCAGCCGGGTCGCCGCCTTTTTGGTCACCACACCGGACCCAGGGGCGATCGCGACCGCCCGCTACCTGTGGGGCAGCGCTCAGCAAATTGGCCTGACGGTGGGCGGCGTGCTGGTCAATGGCGGCAGCCTGGAGGGCGATAGGGCGACGGCCTTTGCGCCCCTGCCCCAGGTGGCTCTGCCTTCGGTGGTCGAGCAGGGGTGGGAGGGGGCGATCGCGGCCCTGCCAGACCCGGCCCAGTGGGCGGCGGCAGCCCCCCGACCGGTCAGTGTCGATGTGGCAGCCAAAACCGTGCGGCTGTTTCTGCCCAGCTTCGACAAATCCCAGGTCAAGCTCACCCAGTACGGACCGGAAGTCACCATTGAAGCCGGAGATCAGCGCCGCAACCTGCTGCTGCCAGCGGCGCTCCAGGGCAAGGCCGTGGCCGGGGCCAAGTTTCAAGAGCAGCACCTGGTGATTTCCTTTAGTTAG
- the psb35 gene encoding photosystem II assembly protein Psb35, with protein MALYFAVSGEAVTSSSLVLVYVVGFLAAVTLGSIAWYNSKRPAGWEDKEKPDFLPTVKPEEGKEG; from the coding sequence ATGGCACTTTATTTTGCGGTATCCGGTGAAGCGGTCACCTCTTCATCCCTTGTGCTGGTTTACGTGGTTGGCTTTCTGGCCGCGGTAACCCTGGGCTCGATCGCCTGGTACAATTCCAAGCGCCCTGCCGGCTGGGAAGATAAAGAAAAGCCCGACTTTCTTCCTACCGTGAAGCCAGAAGAAGGCAAAGAGGGCTAA
- a CDS encoding rhodanese-like domain-containing protein gives MTNFRDQNESISNYPDQGGQEGSPQDVRADNQTEDSQRAANEAAGIVSDSVANQAERASDQISDQVESAKSAATKPLPKPPMMSGSEATAEELLKRLNWGEPALTIIDARSRQAFNAERITGAMSRDQLPEATDSSLEFQRDLYVYGEGANEASDVISQLRQAGYQKVAHLQGGLEAWKAIGGPTEGVEAFSSPAGAKV, from the coding sequence ATGACTAACTTCCGTGATCAAAACGAAAGCATTTCTAACTACCCTGACCAGGGCGGTCAGGAAGGCTCCCCTCAAGACGTAAGGGCCGACAATCAAACTGAAGATTCCCAACGGGCTGCCAATGAGGCCGCTGGTATTGTGTCTGACTCAGTGGCGAACCAGGCTGAGCGAGCTTCTGACCAGATTTCTGACCAGGTAGAGTCCGCCAAATCTGCTGCAACCAAGCCGTTGCCCAAACCCCCGATGATGTCGGGCAGTGAGGCTACAGCTGAGGAGTTGCTCAAGCGACTGAACTGGGGCGAACCTGCCCTGACAATTATTGACGCCCGCAGCCGTCAGGCCTTTAACGCCGAGCGAATCACCGGCGCGATGTCTCGGGACCAGCTGCCTGAAGCCACGGATTCCAGCCTGGAATTTCAGCGCGACCTCTATGTCTACGGCGAAGGGGCTAACGAAGCTTCGGACGTCATTAGTCAGCTGCGGCAGGCCGGATACCAGAAAGTTGCCCACCTGCAGGGTGGCTTGGAGGCCTGGAAGGCGATTGGTGGACCGACCGAAGGGGTAGAGGCCTTTTCGTCCCCCGCTGGCGCTAAGGTTTGA
- a CDS encoding DUF2862 domain-containing protein translates to MEPLVDMGLEIGQKVKVSRLRDRVSKDVAGYLGKQGVISQFKMVDGSGVGVVVEFDNRYTTWFFEDELSPVQ, encoded by the coding sequence TTGGAGCCCTTAGTAGACATGGGTTTAGAGATTGGCCAGAAGGTGAAGGTATCCCGTCTCCGCGATCGGGTTTCGAAGGATGTGGCGGGTTACCTAGGCAAGCAAGGGGTTATCAGCCAGTTCAAAATGGTAGATGGCAGCGGCGTGGGTGTCGTGGTGGAGTTTGACAACCGCTACACCACCTGGTTCTTTGAGGACGAGTTATCGCCTGTTCAATAA
- the chlG gene encoding chlorophyll synthase ChlG, translating into MADPSSSTPVNDALDPTPGAETAPEITPETASAAQGNAARQLLGMKGAKAGETSIWKIRLQLMKPITWIPLIWGVVCGAASSGNYRWSLEHVLIAAACMLLSGPLLTGYTQTLNDFYDRDIDAINEPYRPIPSGAISIPQVVTQILLLLGGGVAVAYALDRWAGHSFPTITALALGGSLVSYIYSAPPLKLKQNGWLGNYALGASYIALPWWAGHALFGDLSWQIVLLTLFYSLAGLGIAVVNDFKSVEGDRQMGLKSLPVMFGVTTAAWICVLAIDIFQGGVAAYLMAIHQNLYAVLLILLIIPQITFQDMYFLRDPLGNDVKYQASAQPFLVLGMLVTGLALGHAGV; encoded by the coding sequence ATGGCTGACCCATCGTCTTCTACCCCGGTCAACGACGCCTTAGACCCCACCCCTGGAGCGGAGACGGCCCCAGAGATCACGCCAGAAACCGCTTCAGCAGCCCAGGGCAATGCGGCGCGCCAGCTGCTGGGCATGAAGGGGGCTAAGGCGGGCGAAACCTCGATCTGGAAGATTCGCCTCCAGCTGATGAAACCGATCACCTGGATCCCCTTAATTTGGGGGGTGGTGTGTGGCGCGGCCTCCTCCGGCAACTACCGCTGGAGCCTGGAACACGTGCTGATAGCCGCTGCCTGCATGCTGCTCTCGGGACCACTGCTGACGGGCTACACCCAAACGCTCAACGACTTCTACGATCGCGACATCGACGCTATCAACGAGCCCTACCGCCCGATTCCCTCAGGAGCGATCTCCATTCCTCAGGTGGTGACCCAAATTCTGCTGCTGCTGGGGGGCGGGGTGGCGGTTGCCTACGCCCTCGATCGCTGGGCCGGGCACAGCTTTCCCACCATTACTGCTCTGGCCCTGGGCGGGTCACTGGTGTCCTACATCTACTCGGCGCCACCGCTCAAGCTCAAGCAAAACGGCTGGCTGGGCAACTACGCCCTGGGGGCCAGCTACATTGCGCTACCCTGGTGGGCTGGCCATGCCCTGTTTGGCGACCTGAGCTGGCAGATTGTCCTACTTACCCTGTTCTACAGCCTGGCGGGCCTGGGCATTGCCGTCGTCAACGACTTTAAGAGCGTCGAGGGCGATCGCCAGATGGGCCTCAAGTCGCTGCCGGTCATGTTTGGCGTCACCACAGCCGCCTGGATCTGCGTACTGGCGATCGACATCTTTCAGGGGGGTGTCGCGGCCTACCTGATGGCTATTCACCAAAATCTCTACGCCGTGCTGCTGATCCTGCTGATCATTCCGCAGATCACCTTTCAGGACATGTACTTTTTGCGCGACCCCCTGGGCAACGACGTCAAGTACCAGGCCAGCGCCCAGCCTTTTTTGGTGCTGGGTATGCTGGTGACGGGGCTGGCTTTGGGGCATGCGGGAGTCTAA
- a CDS encoding transglycosylase domain-containing protein, which translates to MARSWLTWLSFPASKSSRSARRPSGRRKTGGGSTTDFSKTTASRRSLESEAIAADQPAPPSPRRYRPLFLRPVFWLVLLAGAGIAGGGTRAYRIIETTNANLPDSATALTYQRDGTVTMISADGVILQKLGPATRETITYGDIPDHLVDAFIASEDQRFYEHSGIDYRGIARAAITNLQRRGTVEGASTITQQLARIVFLDQERSYQRKIKEALMALRLENNLAKQQIMERYLNLVYLGSGAYGVADAAWIYFGKTIDQLTVAESAMIAGMAPAPSLFSPAVNAEAARNQRNRVIRRMLATQAISPAEAEEALAASVEVTPNQPKFLYSEFPYFTIYIQKQLETLLTSEQLEAGGLTVETTLNVVWQRRAEETVAEAAERYNNWQRVGQIALTAVDPRNGEIKAMVGGTDFNRDNQFNRVTQAQRQPGSTFKTFVYAAAIAGGMSPYKDYVDARYVVDGYEPKNYGETYSGSMDLLRALRNSVNIVAVKLLVDVGFDPVVQLAERMGIRSPLLPAYSLALGTSEVNLLELTSAYGTLANKGIYRPTHGIRRVLDSNGEVIYERPNESVQAIDADSAAIVTWMLRGVVEGGTGSNAYLGRPVAGKTGTSEEYRDLWFVGYIPQLATGVWMGNDDNTPTRGASSMAAAVWRNFMAKLTDDIPSEDFPSLPRLGGREGTITLSPVKPGRVIADSAPSQPSQSASGSGGESRQTARSESSSESSRSQDSAGASGSGSSGSGSSGSGSGSSGSGSSGSGSSGARDSAAPSEPAPAPANEPAPAPAPAPRPANPAPVAPAPAPPPAAPAPAPPPIVSPPPPLEAPPPAAGGE; encoded by the coding sequence ATGGCTCGATCTTGGTTAACCTGGCTGTCGTTTCCTGCAAGCAAGTCATCCCGGTCTGCTCGGCGCCCGTCGGGGAGGCGCAAAACCGGCGGAGGCAGCACAACAGATTTTTCTAAAACGACAGCTTCGCGGCGATCGCTTGAATCTGAGGCGATCGCGGCAGACCAGCCAGCCCCGCCGTCGCCCCGTCGCTACCGACCGCTCTTTTTACGGCCTGTATTTTGGCTGGTGCTGCTGGCCGGAGCCGGTATTGCTGGGGGCGGCACCCGTGCCTATCGCATCATCGAGACGACCAACGCCAATTTGCCTGACTCCGCCACTGCGCTGACCTACCAGCGTGACGGCACCGTCACCATGATTTCAGCGGATGGTGTCATTCTCCAAAAGCTTGGCCCCGCCACCCGAGAGACCATTACCTACGGCGACATTCCCGACCATCTTGTAGACGCGTTCATCGCGTCTGAAGATCAGCGCTTCTACGAGCACAGCGGGATTGACTATCGGGGCATTGCTCGGGCTGCCATAACCAACCTGCAGCGTCGGGGCACAGTTGAGGGGGCCAGCACCATTACCCAGCAGCTCGCCCGCATCGTCTTTTTGGATCAGGAGCGCAGCTACCAGCGCAAGATCAAAGAGGCCCTGATGGCCCTGCGGCTGGAAAACAATCTGGCCAAGCAGCAGATCATGGAGCGCTACCTCAACCTGGTGTACCTGGGTTCTGGGGCCTACGGGGTAGCCGATGCCGCCTGGATCTACTTTGGCAAAACCATCGACCAGCTCACCGTGGCCGAGTCGGCCATGATTGCCGGTATGGCCCCTGCCCCCAGCCTGTTCTCTCCGGCGGTGAACGCAGAAGCCGCCCGCAACCAGCGAAATCGGGTAATTCGCCGCATGCTAGCGACTCAGGCTATCTCCCCGGCCGAGGCCGAAGAGGCGCTTGCGGCCAGCGTAGAGGTGACGCCCAACCAGCCCAAGTTTCTCTACAGCGAGTTTCCCTACTTCACCATTTACATTCAAAAACAGCTTGAGACGCTCCTCACCTCCGAGCAGCTAGAGGCGGGGGGGTTGACGGTTGAAACCACCCTCAATGTCGTCTGGCAGCGCCGGGCCGAAGAAACCGTGGCGGAGGCGGCTGAGCGCTACAACAATTGGCAGCGGGTGGGGCAGATTGCCCTGACCGCCGTAGACCCCCGCAATGGGGAAATCAAAGCCATGGTAGGGGGAACTGATTTTAACCGTGATAACCAGTTCAACCGGGTGACTCAGGCCCAGAGACAGCCCGGCTCAACATTTAAAACCTTTGTCTACGCGGCGGCGATCGCCGGAGGCATGTCGCCCTACAAAGACTATGTCGACGCCCGCTACGTGGTCGATGGCTACGAGCCCAAGAACTACGGCGAAACCTACAGCGGCAGCATGGATCTGCTGCGAGCTCTGCGCAACTCCGTGAACATCGTGGCGGTTAAGCTGCTGGTCGATGTCGGCTTTGACCCCGTCGTCCAGCTGGCGGAACGCATGGGCATTCGGTCGCCGCTGTTGCCGGCCTACTCCCTGGCCCTGGGCACCTCAGAGGTTAACCTGCTAGAGCTCACCAGCGCCTACGGCACCCTGGCCAACAAAGGGATATACCGCCCCACCCACGGCATTCGGCGAGTGCTAGACAGCAATGGCGAGGTAATCTATGAGCGCCCCAACGAGTCGGTGCAGGCGATTGATGCCGACTCAGCGGCGATTGTGACCTGGATGCTGCGCGGGGTTGTGGAAGGCGGCACGGGCAGCAATGCCTACCTGGGTCGGCCCGTGGCGGGCAAAACGGGTACCTCCGAGGAGTATCGCGATCTCTGGTTTGTCGGCTATATTCCGCAGCTGGCCACTGGGGTTTGGATGGGCAACGATGACAATACACCCACCCGAGGGGCCAGCAGCATGGCGGCCGCGGTGTGGCGCAATTTTATGGCCAAGCTCACCGACGATATTCCCTCCGAAGATTTTCCCAGTTTGCCGCGCCTGGGCGGTCGTGAGGGAACCATCACCCTCAGTCCGGTCAAGCCCGGTCGAGTGATCGCTGACTCGGCTCCGTCCCAACCCTCGCAGTCGGCTTCCGGCTCCGGCGGAGAAAGTCGGCAGACTGCTCGCTCTGAGAGCAGCAGTGAGTCTAGCCGTAGTCAGGACTCTGCCGGGGCTAGCGGCAGCGGCAGTAGTGGCAGCGGCAGTAGTGGCAGCGGCAGTGGCAGTAGCGGTAGCGGCAGTAGCGGCAGCGGTAGCAGCGGTGCAAGGGATAGCGCCGCCCCATCGGAGCCAGCTCCGGCCCCAGCCAACGAGCCAGCCCCTGCTCCAGCCCCGGCCCCACGGCCTGCGAATCCGGCACCTGTGGCTCCTGCTCCGGCCCCGCCTCCGGCGGCCCCCGCCCCCGCGCCGCCACCGATTGTGTCCCCGCCCCCGCCGCTAGAAGCGCCGCCCCCCGCCGCTGGTGGAGAGTGA
- the hisF gene encoding imidazole glycerol phosphate synthase subunit HisF: protein MLAKRIVPCLDVKAGRVVKGVNFVDLKDAGDPVELAQAYNQAGADELVFLDITATHEDRDIIYDVVYRTAEQVFIPLTVGGGVGSLETIKKLLRAGADKVSINSAAVKRPELIREASDRFGAQCIVVAIDARRREDPTRPGWDVYVRGGRENTGLDALTWAETVVHQGAGELLVTSMDADGTQAGYDLDLTRAIAERVPVPVIASGGAGTCDHIHQALTEGKAEAALLASLLHYGQLTVQQVKEHLRDRQLLVRMPQA from the coding sequence ATGCTGGCAAAGCGAATTGTGCCCTGCCTGGATGTCAAAGCTGGGCGGGTGGTCAAGGGGGTCAACTTTGTCGATCTAAAAGACGCTGGCGATCCGGTGGAGTTGGCCCAGGCCTACAACCAGGCTGGAGCTGATGAGCTAGTGTTTCTCGACATCACCGCCACCCATGAGGACCGCGACATTATTTACGATGTCGTCTATCGCACCGCCGAGCAGGTGTTCATTCCGCTGACAGTGGGCGGCGGGGTAGGATCCTTAGAGACGATTAAAAAATTGTTACGGGCCGGAGCCGACAAGGTCAGCATCAACTCGGCGGCGGTAAAGCGACCCGAGCTGATTCGCGAGGCCAGCGATCGCTTTGGAGCCCAGTGCATTGTGGTCGCTATCGATGCCCGCCGCCGCGAAGATCCCACGCGTCCCGGCTGGGATGTCTATGTCCGGGGCGGACGCGAAAACACTGGCCTGGATGCCCTGACCTGGGCCGAAACCGTTGTCCACCAGGGGGCGGGCGAACTGCTGGTGACCAGTATGGATGCCGACGGCACCCAGGCGGGGTACGACCTGGATCTCACTCGTGCCATCGCTGAACGGGTGCCGGTGCCGGTGATTGCCTCCGGCGGGGCGGGCACCTGCGACCACATTCATCAGGCTCTGACCGAGGGCAAAGCGGAGGCGGCCCTGCTGGCCTCGCTACTGCACTACGGCCAGCTGACAGTCCAGCAGGTGAAGGAACATTTGCGCGATCGCCAGCTGCTGGTACGCATGCCCCAGGCCTAG